A genomic region of Mitsuaria sp. 7 contains the following coding sequences:
- a CDS encoding TetR/AcrR family transcriptional regulator, which produces MRNTDQDSDRERPRLRRGPAEMAALKREMLERARKIYRDEGVEALSMRRLAQELGISTMAIYSYFESKKALLDGLWIEVFESLTDELLDASKDQRGPRKVLEAHTRCLLDFWERHPEQFRMIYMSLTQTGTLDEIGQAQQPVYNRLLGLMRERVAACAPAGFEPGEVAIRSMCDQMSVRTMGFMMMTIGLPRYPLYDREALREFTVQGVLRDVADQYAQFAAGARPAAADPVSSGASPTAAD; this is translated from the coding sequence GTGCGAAACACCGATCAGGACTCCGACCGCGAACGGCCCCGGCTGCGCCGCGGTCCGGCCGAGATGGCCGCGCTCAAGCGCGAGATGCTGGAGCGTGCACGCAAGATCTACCGCGACGAAGGCGTGGAGGCGCTCAGCATGCGCCGGCTGGCGCAGGAGCTCGGCATCTCGACGATGGCGATCTACAGCTACTTCGAAAGCAAGAAGGCGCTGCTGGACGGCCTGTGGATCGAGGTGTTCGAGTCGCTGACGGACGAACTGCTGGATGCCTCCAAGGACCAGCGCGGCCCCCGCAAGGTGCTGGAGGCGCACACGCGCTGCCTGCTCGACTTCTGGGAGCGGCATCCGGAGCAGTTCCGCATGATCTACATGTCGCTGACGCAGACCGGCACGCTCGACGAGATCGGCCAGGCGCAGCAGCCCGTCTACAACCGGCTGCTCGGACTGATGCGGGAGCGTGTCGCGGCCTGCGCGCCGGCCGGCTTCGAGCCCGGCGAGGTCGCGATCCGCTCGATGTGCGACCAGATGTCGGTCCGCACCATGGGCTTCATGATGATGACGATCGGGCTGCCCCGATATCCGCTCTACGACCGCGAGGCGCTGCGCGAGTTCACGGTGCAGGGCGTGCTGCGCGACGTGGCGGACCAGTACGCGCAGTTCGCGGCGGGTGCGCGACCGGCCGCCGCGGATCCGGTGTCGTCGGGCGCCTCTCCGACCGCCGCGGATTGA
- a CDS encoding patatin-like phospholipase family protein, with amino-acid sequence MPRDDRDHTKPVTATLALPSRRRWLTAAGALGLSALSALSACSTFTPSSAPPPVVTTPDPELPTPVTPKPIPKPPRVGLALGGGAARGFAHIGVIQVLEENGIKVDLVCGTSAGSLVGALYAAGRTGKELQTVAEAMDEGAITDWTFPMRGLIRGEALARYVRQMTGNRGLEQLPLPLGIVATDLGDGSPILFRQGDVGTAVRASSAVPAVFQPVKIGNREYVDGGLVAPVPVRFAKQMGAEFVIAVDIGEPPDPKIPGDAMRMLLQTFSIMGKSINQYELQGADVVLRPKLDGFSGSDFTTRRRAIALGREVATAMLPEIRRKVAAKTR; translated from the coding sequence ATGCCCCGAGACGATCGCGACCATACCAAGCCTGTCACCGCCACGCTGGCGCTGCCTTCCCGCCGCCGTTGGCTGACCGCCGCCGGCGCGCTGGGATTGAGCGCGTTGAGCGCGTTGAGCGCGTGCTCGACCTTCACGCCGTCCTCGGCGCCACCGCCGGTCGTGACAACACCTGACCCTGAGCTGCCCACGCCGGTCACGCCCAAGCCGATCCCCAAGCCGCCGCGCGTCGGGCTGGCGCTGGGCGGCGGCGCGGCGCGCGGCTTCGCACACATCGGCGTGATCCAGGTGCTGGAGGAGAACGGAATCAAGGTCGACCTGGTCTGCGGCACCTCGGCCGGCAGCCTGGTGGGCGCGCTCTATGCCGCGGGTCGCACGGGCAAGGAACTGCAGACGGTCGCCGAGGCGATGGACGAGGGCGCCATCACCGACTGGACCTTCCCGATGCGCGGATTGATCCGCGGCGAGGCGCTGGCGCGCTACGTCCGTCAGATGACGGGCAATCGCGGGCTGGAGCAGCTCCCGCTGCCGCTGGGCATCGTCGCGACGGACCTGGGCGACGGCTCGCCGATCCTGTTCCGGCAGGGCGACGTGGGCACGGCGGTGCGCGCGTCGAGCGCGGTGCCGGCGGTGTTCCAGCCGGTCAAGATCGGCAACCGCGAGTACGTGGACGGTGGCCTGGTCGCGCCGGTGCCGGTGCGTTTCGCCAAGCAGATGGGCGCGGAGTTCGTCATCGCCGTCGACATCGGCGAGCCGCCCGATCCGAAGATCCCCGGCGACGCGATGCGCATGCTGCTGCAGACCTTCTCGATCATGGGCAAGTCGATCAACCAGTACGAGCTGCAGGGCGCGGACGTCGTGCTGCGGCCGAAGCTGGACGGCTTCAGCGGATCGGACTTCACCACGCGCCGCCGCGCCATCGCGCTCGGGCGCGAGGTGGCGACGGCGATGCTGCCGGAGATCAGGCGCAAGGTCGCGGCGAAGACGCGCTGA
- a CDS encoding penicillin acylase family protein, whose amino-acid sequence MSGKSALRRWTVRGLAGLPFLLVALAIAAWACVRASLPQLDGDAEIPGLSAPVSLGRDALGTLVVEGRTRLDVARGLGFAHAQERFFEMDLTRRSAAGELSALFGAKALERDRTRRVHRLRARLTDRFEGLSGEDRLLLLAYTEGVNAGLHALPMRPWQYLLLRARPQDWTPVDSLLVISEMYFMLQSGSFDAGFERATLREHAGDALFDWLSPRGGRWDAALDGSQLPAPTMPTSAQLDVSKAHVPDSPASSASSASGPASAMSSRMSSPDLPVLGSNSWAVAGSRSTHGGAILADDMHLGLGVPSIWYRAQFQIGAGPSGLRAAGVTLPGLPALVVGSNGAVAWGFTNAYGQWFDWIEVPPDAKVSTRTETLEVHAGPAVTLDVSEVGDAPIVTVDGGRRFALHWIAHQGAAYNLELDRMLQVRHVSDALALAQRAGMPHQNLLAADRDGQIGWTVAGRLWAQPGLPEGYGRFIAPSAMRRDWLAPDRAPQVLSPAQGQLWTANNRQLDGAPGELLGDGGFDLGARAQQIRDRLSAREKHDEGSLGAIHQDDEARFMKTWAARLLAASRTDAGANPTHRAFVQLLENWNGRADADSAAYRLVRQARLRVLDTLWDAWTLPSLGERQLDPKRRIRWRNQFEYSAARAVDERPPHLLPAAFASWDALLLAQLDGAVREVAPDGNLGGATWGAQNASRIQHPLAKAIPALSRWLDMPSVPQSGDSNLPHVAGPAFGQSERLVVSPGREEQGWLSMPGGQSGHPMSPFYGAGHQDWVEGKPTPLLAGPVIHRITAHRD is encoded by the coding sequence ATGAGTGGAAAGAGCGCGCTGCGGCGTTGGACCGTACGGGGCCTGGCCGGGCTGCCGTTCCTGCTGGTCGCGCTGGCCATCGCGGCGTGGGCGTGCGTACGCGCCAGCCTGCCGCAGCTGGACGGCGACGCCGAGATTCCCGGTCTGAGCGCGCCCGTGAGCCTGGGTCGCGACGCGCTGGGCACGCTGGTCGTCGAGGGCCGCACGCGACTGGACGTGGCGCGCGGCCTGGGGTTCGCCCACGCGCAGGAGCGCTTCTTCGAGATGGACCTGACGCGCCGTTCGGCGGCCGGGGAGCTGTCCGCGCTGTTCGGCGCCAAGGCGCTGGAGCGCGACCGCACGCGCCGCGTCCACCGTCTGCGCGCACGTCTGACCGATCGCTTCGAAGGACTGTCCGGCGAGGACCGGTTGCTGCTGCTTGCCTACACGGAAGGCGTCAACGCCGGCCTCCATGCGCTGCCGATGCGGCCCTGGCAGTACCTGCTGCTGCGCGCCAGGCCGCAGGACTGGACGCCGGTCGACTCCCTGCTCGTGATCTCGGAGATGTACTTCATGCTGCAGTCGGGCAGCTTCGACGCGGGCTTCGAACGCGCGACGCTGCGCGAGCACGCCGGCGATGCCCTCTTCGACTGGCTCAGCCCGCGCGGCGGTCGCTGGGACGCAGCGCTGGACGGCAGCCAGCTGCCGGCGCCGACTATGCCGACCTCGGCGCAGCTCGACGTGAGCAAGGCACACGTCCCCGACTCGCCCGCCTCTTCCGCTTCTTCCGCCAGCGGACCGGCCAGCGCCATGTCCAGCCGCATGTCCAGTCCTGATCTGCCGGTCCTGGGCAGCAACAGCTGGGCGGTGGCGGGTTCGCGCTCGACGCACGGCGGCGCGATCCTGGCCGACGACATGCACCTGGGCCTGGGCGTGCCCAGCATCTGGTACCGCGCGCAGTTCCAGATCGGCGCCGGCCCGAGCGGCCTGCGCGCCGCCGGCGTGACGCTGCCCGGCCTGCCGGCGCTGGTGGTGGGTTCCAACGGCGCCGTCGCCTGGGGCTTCACGAATGCCTACGGGCAATGGTTCGACTGGATCGAGGTTCCGCCCGATGCCAAGGTCTCGACGCGGACCGAAACGTTGGAGGTCCACGCCGGTCCGGCGGTGACCCTGGACGTGAGCGAGGTCGGCGACGCACCGATCGTCACCGTCGACGGCGGACGCCGCTTCGCGCTGCACTGGATCGCCCACCAGGGCGCGGCCTACAACCTGGAACTCGACCGCATGCTGCAGGTGCGGCACGTCAGCGATGCGCTGGCGCTCGCACAACGCGCCGGGATGCCGCACCAGAACCTGCTGGCCGCCGATCGCGACGGCCAGATCGGCTGGACCGTCGCCGGGCGGCTGTGGGCGCAGCCGGGGCTGCCCGAGGGCTACGGCCGGTTCATCGCGCCGTCGGCGATGCGGCGCGACTGGCTGGCGCCCGATCGCGCGCCCCAGGTGCTGTCGCCGGCACAGGGTCAGCTGTGGACCGCCAACAACCGCCAGCTCGACGGCGCGCCGGGTGAGCTGCTCGGCGACGGCGGCTTCGACCTGGGCGCCCGCGCGCAGCAGATCCGCGACCGGCTCTCGGCCCGGGAAAAGCACGACGAGGGCTCCCTCGGCGCCATCCACCAGGACGACGAGGCGCGCTTCATGAAGACCTGGGCGGCGCGTCTGCTGGCGGCCTCGCGCACCGATGCCGGCGCGAATCCGACGCACCGGGCCTTCGTGCAACTGCTCGAGAACTGGAACGGTCGCGCCGATGCGGATTCCGCGGCCTACCGCCTGGTGCGCCAGGCGCGGCTGCGGGTGCTGGACACGCTGTGGGACGCCTGGACGCTGCCGTCGCTCGGCGAGCGGCAGCTCGATCCGAAGCGGCGCATCCGCTGGCGCAACCAGTTCGAATACAGCGCCGCACGCGCCGTCGACGAGCGCCCGCCGCACCTGTTGCCGGCCGCGTTCGCGAGCTGGGATGCGCTGCTGCTGGCGCAGCTGGACGGCGCGGTGCGCGAGGTCGCACCGGACGGCAACCTCGGCGGCGCCACCTGGGGCGCGCAGAACGCGAGCCGCATCCAGCATCCGCTGGCCAAGGCCATCCCGGCGTTGTCGCGCTGGCTCGACATGCCGTCGGTGCCGCAGAGCGGCGACAGCAACCTCCCACATGTCGCCGGCCCCGCCTTCGGACAGTCGGAGAGGCTGGTCGTGTCGCCCGGTCGCGAGGAACAGGGCTGGCTCTCGATGCCGGGCGGCCAGAGCGGCCATCCGATGTCGCCGTTCTACGGCGCGGGGCATCAGGACTGGGTCGAGGGGAAACCGACACCGCTGCTGGCGGGGCCGGTGATCCATCGGATCACGGCGCATCGCGACTGA
- the ybiB gene encoding DNA-binding protein YbiB encodes MDYAPLLKEIGRGARGARDLTREQARGLFAALLDGTVPDLERGAILIAMRIKGESLDELLGFVEAMQTGAARVAAPAGPRTVVLPTFNGARKQANLMPLVAMLLAREGIPVLIHGRHDFDSRISPFELFEALALPVAQDVDEAGRRLASDRLAILPTEVIHPGLDAMMSLRPRMGLRNSSHSVAKLLDPLPGRSVRVVAVTHPEYVDSMGEALPRLSADDGRALLMRASEGEAYLHLRRKAHLQGFANGQGLDLNPASNEDLDWALSPACEPEANADFIRTILAGSEPLPPRIADQISALRRLATA; translated from the coding sequence ATGGACTACGCCCCCCTCCTCAAGGAAATCGGCCGAGGCGCTCGCGGCGCCCGCGACCTGACGCGCGAGCAGGCGCGCGGACTCTTCGCCGCCCTGCTCGACGGCACCGTGCCCGACCTGGAGCGCGGTGCGATCCTGATCGCGATGCGCATCAAGGGGGAGAGCCTCGACGAGCTGCTCGGCTTCGTCGAGGCGATGCAAACCGGCGCCGCCCGCGTGGCCGCACCGGCAGGCCCCCGGACCGTCGTGCTGCCCACCTTCAACGGCGCGCGCAAGCAGGCCAACCTGATGCCGCTGGTGGCGATGCTGCTGGCACGTGAGGGCATCCCGGTGCTGATCCACGGTCGGCACGACTTCGACAGTCGCATCAGCCCGTTCGAGCTCTTCGAGGCCTTGGCGCTGCCCGTCGCCCAGGACGTGGACGAGGCCGGCCGACGCCTGGCCTCGGATCGTCTGGCCATCCTGCCGACCGAAGTCATCCATCCCGGCCTCGACGCGATGATGTCGCTACGCCCGCGCATGGGCCTGCGCAACAGCAGCCACAGCGTCGCCAAGTTGCTGGATCCGCTGCCGGGACGCAGTGTGCGCGTGGTCGCCGTGACCCACCCGGAATACGTGGACAGCATGGGCGAGGCCTTGCCCCGGTTGAGCGCAGACGACGGACGCGCCCTCCTCATGCGCGCCAGCGAAGGCGAGGCCTACCTGCACCTGCGGCGCAAGGCCCACCTGCAAGGCTTCGCGAACGGGCAAGGCCTGGATCTCAACCCGGCAAGCAACGAGGATCTGGACTGGGCGCTGTCTCCCGCTTGCGAGCCCGAAGCCAACGCCGACTTCATTCGGACGATCCTGGCCGGCTCCGAGCCACTGCCCCCTCGGATCGCCGATCAGATTTCGGCTCTACGCCGGCTGGCAACGGCTTGA
- a CDS encoding Lrp/AsnC family transcriptional regulator — translation MDTLDHQLIALLRQDARASIATLAHKLKVSRGTVTNRLTKLEDSGQIVGYTVKLRADVAQPHITAWTSIAVEGNRTREVVGILLGEPGVAGLFDTNGRWDLLAELRADNLNELAEILERVRLIKGIGATETSIHLQTYKLA, via the coding sequence ATGGACACACTCGACCATCAACTCATCGCGCTGCTGCGCCAGGACGCCCGCGCCAGCATCGCGACGCTCGCGCACAAGCTGAAGGTGTCGCGCGGGACGGTGACCAACCGGCTGACCAAGCTGGAGGACAGCGGCCAGATCGTCGGCTACACGGTGAAGCTGCGGGCCGACGTGGCGCAGCCGCACATCACGGCCTGGACGAGCATCGCGGTGGAGGGCAACCGCACCCGCGAGGTGGTCGGCATCCTGCTCGGGGAGCCTGGCGTGGCGGGGCTGTTCGACACCAACGGGCGGTGGGACCTGCTCGCCGAGCTGCGCGCGGACAACCTCAACGAACTCGCCGAGATCCTCGAGCGCGTGCGCCTGATCAAGGGCATCGGCGCGACCGAGACCAGCATCCACCTGCAGACCTACAAGCTCGCTTGA
- a CDS encoding ornithine cyclodeaminase has translation MTTRLLLTPDVARVVRHDGIAQSFQTLARYIAEDYVRWSEFDKSARVANHSDDGVIELMPISDASLYSFKYVNGHPKNHRVGLPTVMAFGVLADVATGTPALLSELTLSTALRTAATSALAAQHLARPGSRKMALIGNGAQSEFQALAFHHLLGIDEIRLFDVDPAATDKLVRHLSRIDGLTLIRCRDAAEAARGADIITTVTADKRNATIVTPDMIEPGMHVNGVGGDCPGKTELHHDVLAQANVFVEYEPQSRIEGDVQQMPADFPVTEFWRVLRGEAAGRRSADEVTVFDSVGFALEDFATLRWLGDRAEALGLGRELALVPAMDDPKDLFGELDLRSHAEAEAMGDAQAATSVPAGLRAALLNCVPQRKDAWTTPPSSRKSAEALAAPAT, from the coding sequence ATGACGACCCGCCTCCTCCTCACGCCTGACGTTGCCCGCGTCGTCCGACACGACGGCATCGCCCAGAGCTTCCAGACCCTCGCGCGCTACATCGCCGAGGACTACGTCCGCTGGAGCGAATTCGACAAGAGCGCCCGCGTCGCCAACCACTCGGACGACGGCGTGATCGAGCTGATGCCGATCTCGGATGCCTCGCTCTACAGCTTCAAGTACGTCAACGGCCACCCCAAAAACCACCGCGTGGGCCTGCCCACCGTGATGGCTTTCGGCGTGCTCGCCGACGTCGCGACCGGCACGCCGGCGCTGCTGTCGGAGCTGACGCTCAGCACGGCGCTGCGCACCGCGGCCACCTCCGCGCTGGCCGCGCAACACCTGGCACGTCCCGGCTCGCGCAAGATGGCCCTGATCGGCAACGGCGCGCAGAGCGAGTTCCAGGCGCTGGCCTTCCACCACCTGCTGGGCATCGACGAGATCCGCCTCTTCGACGTCGACCCGGCCGCGACGGACAAGCTGGTCCGTCATCTGTCGCGCATCGACGGTCTGACGCTGATCCGCTGCCGCGATGCCGCTGAAGCGGCGCGCGGCGCCGACATCATCACGACGGTCACGGCCGACAAGCGCAACGCGACCATCGTGACGCCCGACATGATCGAGCCCGGCATGCACGTCAACGGCGTCGGTGGCGACTGCCCCGGGAAGACCGAACTGCACCACGACGTGCTGGCGCAGGCCAACGTGTTCGTCGAGTACGAGCCGCAGTCGCGCATCGAAGGCGACGTGCAGCAGATGCCGGCGGACTTCCCCGTCACCGAGTTCTGGCGCGTGCTGCGCGGCGAAGCCGCCGGCCGACGCAGCGCCGACGAGGTCACCGTGTTCGATTCGGTCGGCTTCGCGCTCGAGGACTTCGCGACGCTGCGCTGGCTGGGCGACCGCGCCGAGGCGCTCGGACTGGGACGCGAACTGGCCCTGGTGCCCGCGATGGACGATCCGAAGGACCTGTTCGGGGAACTGGACCTCAGGTCTCACGCCGAGGCCGAGGCCATGGGCGACGCCCAAGCGGCGACCAGCGTTCCCGCAGGCCTCCGGGCGGCACTCTTAAACTGCGTCCCTCAACGGAAGGACGCATGGACTACGCCCCCCTCCTCAAGGAAATCGGCCGAGGCGCTCGCGGCGCCCGCGACCTGA
- a CDS encoding YdeI family protein: MATRTPIFFASAAAFRDWLDEHAATATEVLVGFHKRATGEASLAWPESVDEALCHGWIDGVRTRIDDKRYKIRFTPRKAVSIWSAVNIGRAEALIQEGRMKPAGLAAFERRQEERSRVYAFEQPKELVEFSPSHEVIFMRDAKAWAFFQAQPDGYRRTSIWHILSAKKPETQLARLEKLIEASARGERL; encoded by the coding sequence ATGGCCACCCGCACCCCGATCTTCTTCGCCAGTGCCGCGGCGTTCCGCGACTGGCTCGACGAGCATGCCGCCACGGCCACCGAGGTCCTGGTCGGCTTCCACAAGCGCGCCACCGGCGAGGCGAGCCTCGCCTGGCCCGAATCGGTCGACGAGGCGCTGTGCCACGGCTGGATCGACGGCGTGCGCACCCGCATCGACGACAAGCGCTACAAGATCCGCTTCACGCCGCGCAAGGCGGTGTCCATCTGGAGCGCCGTCAACATCGGCCGCGCCGAAGCGCTGATCCAGGAAGGCCGGATGAAGCCCGCCGGCCTCGCGGCGTTCGAGCGCCGGCAGGAGGAGCGCTCTCGCGTGTACGCCTTCGAGCAGCCCAAGGAACTGGTCGAGTTCTCGCCCTCGCACGAGGTGATCTTCATGCGCGATGCGAAGGCCTGGGCCTTCTTCCAGGCGCAGCCGGACGGCTACCGCCGCACCAGCATCTGGCACATCCTCAGCGCGAAGAAGCCGGAGACGCAGCTGGCGCGTCTGGAGAAGCTCATCGAGGCGAGCGCGCGCGGCGAACGACTCTGA
- the pncB gene encoding nicotinate phosphoribosyltransferase, whose amino-acid sequence MSRTDATPPVIRSLLETDLYKFTMWQAMLHRYPQAQSEYRFACRNTPQYPLAELVEDLEREIDHLCALTFRADELEYLSRLRFMKPDFIDLLRIFRFQRAFITVRADGEKLEIVVRGPQVHVMAFEIFVLAMVNELYFRRFDQAAAIEEGRRRLAQKIDLIRTFAREEAPRRHPFQFFDFGLRRRFSGAWHEEVLRTLRDELPETFRGTSNVLLAKELGLVPIGTMAHEYLQAYQATGVRLRDHQKAALEDWVQEYRGDLGIALTDVIGMDAFLADFDLYFAKLFDGLRHDSGDPVEWGEKALAHYDQLRIDANTKRLVFSDALDMPKALALYRHFADRVQLGFGIGTKLSNDVGLPTLNIVIKLTHVNGQPVAKLSDSPGKTMCEDQTFLAYLRQVFKVPTPV is encoded by the coding sequence ATGAGCCGTACCGACGCCACGCCCCCGGTGATCCGCAGTCTGCTGGAGACCGATCTCTACAAGTTCACCATGTGGCAGGCGATGCTGCACCGGTATCCGCAGGCGCAGTCGGAGTACCGCTTCGCGTGCCGCAACACGCCGCAATACCCGCTGGCGGAACTGGTGGAGGACCTGGAGCGCGAGATCGACCACCTGTGCGCGCTGACCTTCCGCGCCGACGAGCTCGAGTACCTGAGCCGCTTGCGCTTCATGAAGCCCGACTTCATCGACCTGCTGCGCATCTTCCGCTTCCAGCGCGCGTTCATCACGGTGCGCGCGGACGGCGAGAAGCTCGAGATCGTCGTGCGCGGTCCGCAGGTCCATGTGATGGCCTTCGAGATCTTCGTGCTGGCGATGGTCAACGAGCTGTACTTCCGCCGCTTCGATCAGGCCGCCGCGATCGAGGAGGGGCGTCGTCGGCTCGCGCAGAAGATCGATCTGATCCGGACCTTCGCGCGGGAGGAGGCGCCGCGCCGCCACCCGTTCCAGTTCTTCGACTTCGGCCTGAGGCGGCGTTTCTCCGGCGCCTGGCACGAGGAAGTCCTGCGCACGCTGCGCGACGAGCTGCCGGAGACCTTCCGCGGCACGTCCAACGTGCTGCTGGCCAAGGAGCTCGGTCTGGTGCCGATCGGCACCATGGCGCACGAGTACCTGCAGGCCTACCAGGCCACCGGCGTGCGGCTACGCGACCACCAGAAGGCCGCGCTGGAGGACTGGGTGCAGGAGTACCGCGGCGACCTCGGCATCGCGCTGACGGACGTCATCGGCATGGACGCGTTCCTGGCCGATTTCGACCTCTACTTCGCCAAGCTCTTCGACGGACTGCGCCACGATTCGGGCGATCCGGTCGAGTGGGGCGAGAAGGCGCTCGCCCACTACGACCAGCTGCGCATCGACGCCAACACCAAGCGGCTGGTGTTCTCCGACGCGCTCGACATGCCGAAGGCGCTGGCGCTGTACCGCCACTTCGCGGACCGCGTCCAGCTGGGCTTCGGCATCGGCACCAAGCTCAGCAACGACGTGGGCCTGCCGACGCTGAACATCGTCATCAAGCTCACCCACGTCAACGGTCAGCCGGTGGCCAAGCTCTCGGACAGCCCCGGCAAGACCATGTGCGAGGACCAGACCTTCCTGGCCTACCTGCGGCAGGTGTTCAAGGTGCCGACGCCGGTCTGA
- a CDS encoding methyl-accepting chemotaxis protein, translated as MLDRLSVGAKLSLAFFCVLLITALLGGLALFQLGRVNDTATDMAANWLPSSRVAQSINQEVTRLRTREYRLLLTEGNARATYAEKIAQGRQTIEQRLKAYEPMVSSPAEGEKLRQIRTLWATYDAHNIKLVEAAVRGDDDTAKHLLAVDSLPTYEAMGKAVDELVEINTAGAAAADALGDQIYDRSRWMIIGMTLLAVAIGATLGFVITRKITRPLAASVVIAEAVAAGDLTRTLHVQGRDEVAQLQTALMRMVGQLKSVVAQVRDGVESVSSASSQIAVGNQDLSARTEQTAANLEETASSMEQLTSAVGQSADTARQANQLAGSAAESAARGGKVVGQVVSRMQEISASSTRIADIIGTIDGIAFQTNILALNAAVEAARAGEQGRGFAVVASEVRSLAQRSAEAAKEIKTLINRSVETVEAGTSDVAEAGRTMDEIVHGVRRVTDLMGEIAAAATEQRDGIAQVNQAVANLDQMTQQNAALVEESTAASGSLREQAQRLSEVVSVFKVA; from the coding sequence ATGCTCGACCGCCTGTCCGTGGGCGCCAAGCTCAGCTTGGCCTTTTTCTGCGTTCTCCTGATCACCGCCCTGCTGGGCGGCCTGGCCCTGTTCCAACTGGGCCGGGTCAACGACACCGCCACCGACATGGCGGCGAACTGGCTGCCGTCGTCCCGCGTGGCGCAGTCGATCAACCAGGAGGTCACTCGCCTGCGCACCCGCGAGTACCGGCTGCTGCTGACGGAGGGCAATGCACGCGCCACCTACGCCGAGAAGATCGCGCAGGGCCGCCAGACCATCGAACAGCGCCTGAAGGCCTATGAGCCGATGGTGTCCTCGCCCGCCGAGGGCGAAAAGCTGCGGCAGATCCGGACGCTGTGGGCGACCTATGACGCGCACAACATCAAGCTGGTCGAAGCCGCGGTCCGCGGCGACGACGACACCGCCAAGCACCTGCTGGCCGTGGACAGCCTGCCCACGTATGAAGCCATGGGCAAGGCCGTGGACGAGCTGGTCGAGATCAACACCGCCGGCGCCGCCGCGGCCGACGCGCTGGGCGACCAGATCTACGACCGCAGCCGCTGGATGATCATCGGCATGACGCTGCTGGCCGTCGCGATCGGCGCGACGCTGGGCTTCGTGATCACCCGCAAGATCACCCGGCCGCTGGCGGCCTCGGTCGTGATCGCCGAGGCGGTCGCCGCGGGCGATCTGACCCGCACGCTGCACGTCCAGGGCCGCGATGAAGTGGCGCAGCTGCAGACCGCGCTGATGCGCATGGTCGGACAGCTGAAGTCGGTGGTCGCGCAGGTGCGCGACGGCGTGGAATCGGTGTCGAGCGCCTCGTCGCAGATCGCCGTCGGCAACCAGGACCTCTCGGCGCGCACCGAGCAGACCGCGGCCAACCTCGAGGAAACCGCGTCGAGCATGGAGCAGCTGACCAGCGCCGTCGGCCAGTCCGCCGACACCGCGCGCCAGGCCAACCAGCTCGCCGGCAGCGCCGCCGAGTCGGCCGCGCGCGGCGGCAAGGTCGTCGGACAGGTCGTGTCGCGGATGCAGGAGATCAGCGCCTCGTCGACCCGCATCGCCGACATCATCGGCACCATCGACGGCATCGCGTTCCAGACCAACATCCTGGCGCTGAACGCCGCGGTCGAGGCCGCTCGCGCGGGCGAGCAGGGCCGCGGCTTCGCGGTCGTCGCGAGCGAAGTGCGCTCGCTGGCGCAGCGCAGCGCCGAGGCGGCCAAGGAGATCAAGACGCTGATCAACCGCTCGGTCGAGACGGTCGAAGCCGGCACGTCGGACGTCGCCGAAGCGGGTCGCACGATGGACGAGATCGTCCACGGCGTGCGCCGCGTCACCGACCTGATGGGCGAGATCGCCGCGGCCGCCACCGAGCAGCGCGACGGCATCGCGCAGGTCAACCAGGCCGTCGCGAACCTGGACCAGATGACGCAGCAGAACGCCGCGCTGGTCGAGGAGTCGACCGCCGCGTCCGGCTCGCTGCGCGAGCAGGCGCAGCGTCTGTCGGAGGTCGTCTCGGTGTTCAAGGTCGCCTGA